taTACAGGTAGAGCAACTGAAGAGGTTTAATGACAGGGCAGAAAACAGGACACACTGTGGGGAGGAGGCCCCTGATACCCAATGGACTGAGAGACAGGAGCTCCAACAGAGCCCCCTGGAGGTACCGCAGTGGAGAACCCCTGACGATAAGTGGAGACCCAAGGAGTCCCCTGGCATGGTAGCCGCATCTCTCTGTGGGCAGAGACTACTCATAGAGGAATATGAAACAAACAACCAAGAGTTCTATTTTAGACATATTCATTTTGAAATCAAGCTTAGAGACAGCCGAGGTGCCCTTGGATCATTCATTCCAAGTCTGGAGTTCTCAGGCAAAGGCCGAGGGGGGATTTAAAGGACTGAGGCTAGCTAAGTCCTTAACAAGTGGATGAGAGTAGACGGGAGAAGAGGGCCAAGAAACTGAGCCAGGGGGCTCGCTCCAGGAGGAAGCCCAGAAAAGATGAGGGagcagtggggaaactgaggtggaTCAAGTGACTTCCATACTGGAGTCTTTGGGTGACTCTGGCATGTCATAAAGAGAGGAAGGGCTGACTTTGGGGAAAATCTGATAACAGGCAAAGTAAGTTAACACTGATGACTGGCTGGCTGGGCCAACAGCATGGCCGTTGTTAACACCtgtgcagggaggaagagaaagcttTTTCTTAATGAGTAGGTAAAGACAAAAGCAATTTCAGTATCAGAGTTTGAGGGTTGGGGAGGATGTTCGGTTGGGATCCATTTAAGAGAGAATGGAAGGGGATGATTTCAAGGACAAGACTGCAGGTCAGGATTTTAAGGCATTTTCCACAAAATGGAACAGGAGAagcaaagtttttcttttcaaagatcagttgaatattaaaatgtttgtattttgatGATGATAATCCAGTAGGAATATGATTAATGTTAAATCACTGATATAATGAACTGCAGCAGACAGATCCTTAAATACACAAGAGGAGATggatatatgcaatatatatataatataaacacacatttataataAATCTTCTAGTTTCTCTTTGAGTCTTGGGAGCACTGATGGTGATATCAACCCAGTCATCTgtgaaataactattttaaataagTTCTAAATTTTTTCTTGATCAGTATGACCAGATTACTATAAACTATGCTATTCTTTcagtaaatgaacaaataaagttttttgttttgttgatcttttgtttcctttgtttcttgtaTTCCATTAGTTCCTCTTCAATTTATTCTTTGGGTTTATTATGATATCTTTTCTGACGTCACATAATGCATGCTCAGCCTCCTAACTTTTAGGAACCATTTGCCATTCTTTGCATCCACGCTTATGTTCAATCACCATGTCTAAAGTCCTTACCTACCGAGTCACTGCAGCTCggtgtctttgtttatttgtctacAGCTGTTGCCCTCTTCTCATCCTACAGGTGGAGTTTGCAAAGTGGTTTTTGTGTataacaacttttattttttaatgaaagttttaatttttgttggttTATATTTTGGCCCAtttcacaaagccagtaagtTCCTACTTGTTTTTGAATAATAATCACTTTGTAGGTTTGTATCTTCCCATCAAATGTCCAGGTCTTTGTGACCCTTGTTCAACATTATCTCTCCCTGACGAGATTCCATCCTTCTCCTCTGAGAGAGCAGATGCCATTATGGATGTCCCTGCCCGTGTCCTAGAAGAGCTAAGCATCTACAAAGAAATTCCCATGCCTCACAAGGCACCAGAGACACAAAAAAAGATATAGTACAGTGTGCATTTGGCATTTGGGTTAATGGTACTGGACATCTATTTTACTCTGACATAATCTTAGTGGAACTGTTGCTATTAGGTTTCTGAACCTGTAAGGTTAATTAGTTTCTGACCTTCCAAAGAGACTTTTAAACTGAAGGCCCCTCTCTATAGTCGGCCACCAACTTACCTGGGGGTAAGAGAGTCAAAAGGAAGAGGATAGTATAGAGGATCAGATGGAATCTCATGGCTGAAGGGTCCGCGATGTGAAGATGCAGAGACCTGCTCAAGTCTGAGGTCTTGGAGTATGGCAGATCCAGGGCTTTTTATGATGGTTTTAGGTCTGTGGTTTGTTCTTGGCTAGCAGAGCCTAACCAACAGAGAATAACTTATTCTCCCACATGGAATCTTCAAACACACAAGAGGACACAAATGTGGCAATAATTCAATGGGTGAAAATCAGTAGACCTAAAATAGTCAATATAGTTGTTGAGGGAAAGAACAAAGTCAAAGACCAACCAATACCCAACTTCGATACTTACTGTAATATAAACTCACAATAATAAAGCTATATCACAAACTAGTAAATCAATGCATCAACAGAAGATAAAAGTCCCAGAATTAGACTTACACAAAAATAGTTTGTCAAAAACCAAAGGTAACTCGttgggaaaaaataaatttctcaacAAATAATGCTATAGCAAAACTTGAAACCCATATTTAGAACTATGTATCTAAGTATATATCTTATAACTGTCACAAAAATTAAGATGGATGATATTGCTCAACATAAAACAGAGTGACGTGATGCCGAGAAAATAATGTTGGAAACTATCTAGGCAACCTAAGATTTAGCGTTGACTCCTtaaaagatgaaatttcaaaagcGGGacttagaaatgacagaaacgACAACTTAGACTTCATTCAAATAAGAACTTTCCTTACGTGGAAGGCATTCCTAGGAAGATGGGAAGGACGTGACGGTTGGAGGAGAGTCTTTATAAAATATCTAATAAAGTACTGGGatccaaaatacacaaacaatGCCTAAAAATCGATGAGGAAGCCAGCAACACAAACTTAGGTCAAAAGAACGAGCAAGAATTTTTACCAGCGATGGGCAGTAAGCAAATAAgctgaaaagacaaagaagaaaactcacTCAGCGTCATACTTTATCGCAGTTGTGAACACTGAAGTAAAATCCCATTACAGAACGAGTGGCGCTACACTATTGGATATCAGGAAAGGTGTGAAGAACAGGAGTGTCCACTCAGCTTAGGACACCAGCATAACTTTGCCACTGAGTGAAAATGTTCAAGTTTATCTTCACCATGTTAATCCTCAGAATCTACCTAAATAGAGAGTTATATACTCATGCAAAACCTGCAGGTGAACTATATAATTAATAGCAAAAttaataggaaagaatacaccttctggaatgaacatctggatcaaacatctggatcgcacatctggattgcacaccTGGACCGCGCATCTGGATCGCGCATCTtaatcacacatctggaatgaatttctggatcgcacatctggattgcataTCTGGATCGCACACCTGGACCGCGCATCTGGATCGCGCATCTGGAtaacacatctggaatgaacatctggatcgcacatctggaatgaacatctggatcgaacatctggatcgcacatctggaccacacatctggatcgaacatctggatcgcatatctggatcaaacatctggatcgcacatctggatcgaacatctggatcgcacatctggatcgaacatctggatcgcacatctggatcacacatctggaatgaacatctggatcgaacatctggatcacacttctggaatgaacatctggatcaaacatctggatcgaacatctggatcacacatctggatcgcaaacctggatcgcacatctggaatgaacatctggaatgaacatctggatcgcacatctggaccACACATCTGGAttaaacatctggatcgcacatctggatcgcacatctggatcgcaaatctggatcgcacatctggatcgaacatctggatcgcatatctggatcacacatctggaatgaacatctggatcgcacatctggatcaaacatctggatcgcacatctggatcgcacatctgcatcgcacatctggatcgcaaatggatcacacatctggatcgaacatctggatcacacttctggaatgaacatctggatcaaacatctggatcgcacacatggatcgcacatctggatcacacatctggatcgcaaatctggattgcacatctggatcgcacatctggaatgaacatctggatcacacatctggaatgaacatctggatcaaacatctggattacacatctggatcgcacatctggaatgaacaatTGGATCACAAATCTGGAATggacatctggatcgcacatctggatagaacatctggatcaaacatctggatcacacatctggaatgaacatctggatcaaacatctggatcgcacatctggaatgaacatctggattgcacatccgGATCGCACAACTGGACCGcgcatctggatcgcacatctggatcgcacatcatgaatgaacatctggatcaaacatctggatcgcacatcatGAATGAACATCTGGTACAAACACCTGGATCGCACACTTGGATCGCGGTGGGCGGATGCAAAGGGACAGGGAATGAATGGAATCAAGAACAACACAtagaatcaattttttaaaaaattaagagtactagctgctcttccaaaggacccaaggcTGATTTTCAGCCCCACACTGCCCTTCACAACCTACAACCTTTTGTAAGCCCAGTTCAAGGAGATCAactcccttttctggcctctgcaggcagtgCGCACACATGAAGCGTGGACGTACACACAggcaataacacacacacacacacacacacaccataaacataaataaatgacatcagAGGCCTCGAGAGACTGGTTGCCcctgcagaggtcccaggttcggTTCCTAGCAACCCGATTCACACAGGTGTCTTAACCCTAGCTGACTGCCCACGGCTGGATGAAGTCACCTGAAATCCCTTACACAGTCCCTTCTGCATTGAGGCCTGAGCTAGAGAGGAGGTTCTGTTCATTCAGCTAAGGAAAACTAGACCTTGTGGTGGATGGAGCAAGAGGAGGTATGGTCAGGGCGATGCTGTACCAGGAAGGGCTCCTCACAGCCGGTGCCTAGCACTTTGCCGGGATTTACAGCCAAATGGTTAGCTCTCGTGTGGGAAAATTGTCTATGTGGGTAAGTGTGAAGGCATACATAATCTGTAAGCGATTGTGCCATTCGTTCATAGGAGCAAAACACCAAACTGTTAGTTGGggcttttctttttgaagtatttaaaaagcaaaatatttaaaattttaaaatgtaaagcaaaaaTTAATCAGTAGAAGTTTGATTTTTCTattgattaatttaaatttatttctatttctattgatTAATGAAGCTAGAAGCTTTTAGCCTCTTCTGTTAGCTTtcaacctctctctccctccaccctctctatttgatttttttgcttaAATATGTTTCTGATTAATTATCATACACTTAATGTCTTCATATATTATGCCAAATCGTTTTCTCCCTTCCTTACTCcagtcctctctcctctccctagagctcccttcctctccactctGATATGGTCTGGAAATCTCTGCATTCTATCTTCtaatttatttgttctgtttgtgCAGATTTAactatgttttataattttatcttcaTTGATCCCAGTTGTTAATCTGTTGAATTTCTATTACAGTtggaaaaaacatttttaattaaaaaaaaatgtattttttttttcagacagggtttctctgtgtagtcctggctatcctggaactcattctgtagaccagactggcctcagatttaaagagatcctcctgccgctgcctcctgagtgctgggattaaagatgcatgccACAACCGCCCAGCCTggaaacaagattttaaaaattcttcttatttttattttatggcgatttgtgtttcgcctgcatgtgtgtatgtgcaacatgtgtgtgggggggatctgtggggtcagaagagggtgctggagcccctgGAACGGGAGTTGGAGATGTTGTGAGTCagcatgtgggcgctgggaaacTGAATACGGGTCCTGCTGAGGAATAGCCATCTCTCAGCTCAAAGGGAGTttctcatatttaaatattttgcctaAATTTGGAAATGTCAAAAAGAAATGGTATCTGAGCACATTTGAAACCAATATTCAGTTTTATTGGCAAGCCAAATAGAGTCTGGTTAAAGAGCTGGAAGCGCTCAGTGTGGAGATTACATTGCTTTAGAGGCACAGAGCTCTGCTTGGGCTGTTTACCGtggtctattttatctttttcttgagGGGCTCTTGATAGTCTGAAAAGATAACTGGGGTTGGGATTGGCACAAGAACCCACCACATCCTGCAGCATTTCCATCTTCTTCGGCAACCGCCGATTTCATCTTCTATTAATTTGCAAATGTCTCGTCTGCAAATGCCTTCCAGGTTGAAACAGTGGGTCTCTGCAGCACCCAAACCACTTCTAACTGCGGAGAAGAAACCAGGGCAGCAGTTAGCCCAGTGTCTGAATGCCAAAGCATCAGCATCCTCGCACGCGAAGGCATAATAGTTCTGGACTGAGTACCTCTCTCTGTGAGGGAAAGGAGTCAGATCAAAGATCCGCTAAGTAGCTGTTTCACACTGACCCCACACTCAcgctctctccccttctcccgcAGCCTGCTCTTTGATTTTCTTATAAATACACGGGAAGTCTAGATAAAGCTGCAGAAGTGACTTGGTTAAATATCAGACTGAAACAAGAAGGGTAGGGACAAAACAGATTCCCCGGATATACTGCTGTCTTCATCAATGTACTCCTTTATGCAGAATGTCAACAAATCCTTGCTGTTCACTCACCGAACACTTTTCTTTCTAAGAAAGAACAGTACAAATGGCATAAAGCCTCCCTTACTAACACAGAGGTTACAACTGGTCAAGGAATCTaaccatacaaacaaaacaaacaaacaatccataGAGTAATGAGGTGATTCAAAAGTGGCAAATGTTCCAgacaaaaataatacaataagGAATCAGATACAACCTGGAGGACAGAAGCAAGAAGACGGACAGAGACTGCTTTCTGAGGTGGTGAAAACAATAAGCAATTATCCAAGCGGAAGCAAAAGAGCACTCAGGACGGCAAGACCTGAGTCCTCAGACTAAGACTTTGATGGATGAGCATGTCAGAAAAAGTCAGCTGAGATTAAACATAGACTCCTGAGATTAAACATAGACTCCAGCTGGTACCAGGCTCACGGGCCGTGGTGAGGAGGAAGATTCACATCTCTGATGCTGTGGTTGCCTTACTTCGTCTCCTTTCAGGTCACTTATGGCAAACGTCTTAATGTTGactgttctcactctttcttgccttctttccctctctccctttggaTAGGGCAGAGTCAAGATTTCATGGGAAAGCATTGTATGGTCGTCAGTTGCGGTGCTAGTCTATGCTAAGCTAATattcccattttattattttgattgatatatacatatgaagTTATACAGCAGGAGATCAAATAGTATTAGTTCATATTATGGAGTCACGGTTTCCATCAGGTGAGGCTGTCTCTGTGATGGAGCTGGTGTCTGCAGCCCTGATATACACTGAGAGACTTTGGCTCCAGACTTCGGGTGTAAGCTAACTCCTTATAACAGTGACTGTGGATCTTGCATTTCATGCAGACTTCGACCACTGGTGTGTATGGCCACAGTGGCTGTGGGATCTGGTGCGTGAGGGAGTTCACTTTGGTGACTGATTTGGTAGCCTGGAGCATAGGCGTGCGCAGAGAGCTGTTAgtggtttgggtttttcaagacaggatctctctctatagctttggctgttctggaactcgctctgtagagcaggctggcctcgaactcacagagatctacctgcctctgcctcctgagacgAGGCagacaccaccaccgccctgctacaAGACTAATTTTAAAgctggggggggtcaccacaacatgaggataTATTAAGGGATTGTAGCATTAGGAAAGTGAGAACCACTGTTTGAGTGAGTATTCATAAGATACATAGGGTAACTCCATGTGGCGGGCATGCGGGGGATATTCCAATTGAGGTCTTAATTGGAGACTATTAAGACCTTACTCGGAGTCTCGGGTCACAATTCCACCCCTGTAAAGGGAACATAGGagctggggggaagggggaggaaataTACAGGTAGAGCGACTGAAGAGGTTTAATGACAGGGCAGAAAACAGGACACACTGTGGGGAGGAGGCCCCGGATACCCAATGGACTGAGAGACAGGAGCTCCAACAGAGCCCCCTGGAGGTACCGCAGTGGAGAACCCCTGACGATAAGTGGAGACCCAAGGAGTCCCCTGGCATGGTGGCCGCAGCTCTCTGTGGGCAGAGACTACTCATAGAGGAATATGAAACAAACAACCAAGAGTTCTATTTTAGACATATTCATTTTGAAATCAAGCTTAGAGACAGCCGAGGTGCCCTTGGATCATTCATTCCAAGTCTGGAGTTCTCAGGCAAAGTCCGAGGGGGGATTTAAAGGACTGAGGCTAGCTAAGTCCTTAACAAGTGGATGAGAGTAGATGGGAGAAGAGGGCCAAGAAACTGAGCCCGGGGGCTCGCTCCAGGAGGAAGCCCAGAAAAGATGAGGGagcagtggggaaactgaggtggaTCAAGTGACTTCCATACTGGAGTCTTTGGGTGACTCTGGCATGTCATAAAGAGAGGAAGGGCTGACTTTGGGGAAAATCTGCTAACAGGCAAAGTAAGTTAACACTGATGACTGGCTGGCTGGGCCAACAGCATGGCTGTTGTTAACACTtgtgcagggaggaagagaaagcttTTTCTTAATGAGTAGGTAAAGACAAAAGCAATTTCAGTATCAGAGTTTGAGGGTTGGGGAGGATGTTCGGTTGGGATCCATTTAAGAGAGAATGGAAGGGGATGATTTCAAGGACAAGACTGCAGGTCAGGATTTTAGGCATTTTCCACAAAATGGAACAGGAGAagcaaagtttttcttttcaaagatcagttgaatattaaaatgtttgtattttgatGATGATAATCCAGTAGGAATATGATTAATGTTAAATCACTGATATAATGAACTGCAGCAGACAGATCCTTAAATACACAAGAGGAGATggatatatgcaatatatatataatataaacgcGCATTTATAATAAATCTTCTAGCTTCTCTTTGAGTCTTGGGAGCACTGATGGTGATATCAACCCAGTCATCTgtgaaataactattttaaataagTTCTAAATTTTTTCTTGATCAGTATTACCAGATTACTATAAACTATGCTATTCTttcagtaaatgaataaataaagttttttgttttgttgatcttttgtttcctttgtttcttgtaTTCCATTAGTTCCTCTTCAATTTATTCTTTGGGTTTATTATGATATCTTTTCTGACGTCACATAATGCATGCTCAGCCTCCTAACTTTTAGGAACCGTTTGCCATTCTTTGCATCCACGCTTATGTTCAATCACCATGTCTAAAGTTCTTACCTACCGAGTCACTGCAGCtcagtgtctttttttatttgtctacAGCTGTTGCCCTCTTCTCATCCCACAGGTCTAGTTTGCAAAGTGGTTTTTGTGTataacaacttttattttttaataaaagttttaatttttgttggttTATATTTTGGCCCAtttcacaaagccagtaagtTCCTACTTGTTTTGGAATAATAATCACTTTGTAGGTTTGTATCTTCCCATCAAATGTCCAGGTCTTTGTGACCCTTGTTCAACATTATCTCTCCCTGATGAGATTCCATCCTTCTCCTCTGAGAGAGCAGATGCCATTATGGATGTCCCTGCCCGTGTCCTAGAAGAGCTGAGCATCTACAAAGAAATTCCCATGCCTCACAAGGCACCAGAGACACAAAAAACCGATATAGTACAGTGTGCATTTGGCATTTGGGTTAATGGTACTGGACATCTATTTTACTCTGACATAATCTTAGTGGAACTGTTGCTATTAGGTTTCTGAACCTGTAAGGTTAATTAGTTTCTGACCTTCCAAAGAGACTTTTAAACTGAAGGCCCCTCTCTATAGTCGGCCACCAACTTACCTGGGGGTAAGAGAGTCAAAAGGAAGAGGATAGTATAGAGGATCAGATGGAATCTCATGGCTGAAGGGTCCGCGATGTGAAGACGCAGAGACCTGCTCAAGTCTGAGGTCTTGGAGTATGGCAGATCCAGGGCTTTTTATGATGGTTTTAGGTCTGTGGTTTGTTCTTGGCTAGCAGAGCCTAACCAACAGAGAATAACTTATTCTCCCACATGGAATCTTCAAACACACAAGAGGACACAAATGTGGCAATAATTCAATGGGTGAAAATCAGTAGACCTAAAATAGTCAATATAGTTGTTGAGGGAAAGAACAAAGTCAAAGACCAACCAATACCCAACTTCGATACTTACTGTAATATAAACTCACAATAATAAAGCTATATCACAAACTAGTAAATCAATGCATCAACAGAAGATAAAAGTCCCAGAATTAGACTTACACAAAAATAGTTTGTCAAAAACCAAAGGTAACTCGttgggaaaaaataaatttctcaacAAATAATGCTATAGCAAAACTTGAAACCCATATTTAGAACTATGTATCTAAGTATATATCTTATAACTGTCACAAAAATTAAGATGGATGATATTGCTCAACATAAAACAGAGGGACGTGATGCCGAGAAAATAATGTTGGAAACTATCCAGGCAACCTAAGATTTAGCGTTGACTCCTTAAAAGGTGAAATTTCAAAAGCGGGACTTAGAAATTACAGAAACGACAACTTAGACTTCATTCAAATAAGAACTTTCCTTACGTGGAAGGCATTCCTAGGAAGATGGGAAGGACGTGACGGTTGGAGGAGAGTCTTTATAAAATATCTAATAAAGTACGGGatccaaaatacacaaacaatGCCTAAAAATCGATGAGGAAGCAAGCAACACAAACTTAGGTCAAAAGAATGAGCAAGAATTTTTACCAGCGATGGGCAGTAAGCAAATAAgctgaaaagacaaagaagaaaactcacTCAGCGTCATACTTTATCGCAGTTGTGAACACTGAAGTAAAATCCCATTACAGAACGAGTGGCGCTACACTATTGGATATCAGGAAAGGTGTGAAGAACAGGAGTGTCCACTCAGCTTAGGACACCAGCATAACTTTGCCACTGAGTGAAAATGTTCAAGTTTATCTTCACCATGTTAATCCTCAGAATCTACCTAAATAGAGAGTTTTATACTCATACAAAACCTGCAGGGGAACTATATAATTAATAGCAAAAttaataggaaagaatacaccttctgtaatgaacatctggatcaaacatctggattgCATATCTGGATAGCACACCTGGACCGCGCATCTGGATCGcgcatctggatcgcacatctagaatgaacatctggatcgcacatctggaatgaacatctggatcaaacatctggatcacacatctggaatgaacatctggatcacacaccaggatcgcacatctggaatgaacatctggatcgcacatctggatcacacatctggaatgaacatctgcatcacacatctggaacgaacgtctggatcaaacatctggatcgcacacctggatcacacatctggaatgaacatctggatcacacatctggcatgaacatctggatcgcacatctggaatgaacatctggatcacacatctgtaatgaacatctggatcaataatctggatcgcacatctggatcacacatctggaatgaacatctggatcaaacatctggattgcacatctggattgcacatctggattgcacatctggatcacacaccTGGACCGCGCATCtcgatcgcacatctggaatgaacatctggatcacacatctggaatgaacatctggatcaaacatctggatcgcacacctGGATCGCGGTGGGCAGATGCAACGGGACAGGGAATGAATGGAATCAAGAACAACACAtagaatcaatttttaaaaaattaagagtactagctgctcttccaaaggacccaaggcTGATTTTCAGCCCCATACTGCCCTTCACAACCTACAACCTTCTGTAAGCCCAGTTCAAGGAGATCAactcccttttctggcctctgcaggcagtgCGCACACATGAAGCGTGGACGTACACACAggcaataacacacacacacacaccccataaacATTAATAAATGACATCAGAGGCCTCGAGAGACtggttgctcctgcagaggtcccaggttcggTTCCTAGCAACCCGATTCGCACAGGTGTCTTAACCCTAGCTGACTGCCCACGGCTGGATGAAGTCACCTGAAATCCCTTACACAGTCCTTCTGCATTGAGGCCTGAGCTAGAGAGGAGGTTCTGTTCATTCAGCTAAGGAAAACAAGACCTTGTGGTGGATGGAGCAAGAGGAGGTATGGTCAGGGCGATGTTGTATCAGGAATGGCTCCTCACAGCCTGTGCCTAGCACTTTGCCGGGATTTACAGCCAAATGGTTAGCTCTCGTGTGGGAAAATTGTCTATGTGGGTAAGTGTGAAGGCATACATAATCTGTAAGCGATTGTGCCATTCGTTCATAGGAGCAAAACACCAAACTGTTTTCTTCTTGaagtatttaaaaagcaaaatatttaaaattttaaaatgtaaaacaaaaattaaattaatcagtagaagtttgatttttctattgattaatttaaatttatttctatttctattgatTAATGAAGCTAGAAGCTTTTAGCCTCTTCTGTTAGCTTTcaacctctctctcctccaccctctctatttgatttttttgctttcatatGTTTCTGATTAATTATCATACACTTAATGTCTTCATATATTATGCCAAATAGTTTTCTCCCTTCCTTACTCcagtcctctctcctctccctagagctcccttcctctccactctGATATGGTCTGGAAATCTCTGCATTCTATCTTCtaatttatttgttctgtttgtgCAGATTTAactatgttttataattttctcttcATTGATCCCAGTTGTTAATCTGTTGAATTTCTATTACAGTtggaaaaaacatttttaattaaaaaaaaatgtatttttttttcagacagggtttctctgtgtagtcctggctatcctggaactcattctgtagactagactggcctcagatttaaagagatcctcctgctgctgcctcctgagggctgggattaaagatgca
Above is a window of Microtus pennsylvanicus isolate mMicPen1 chromosome 15, mMicPen1.hap1, whole genome shotgun sequence DNA encoding:
- the LOC142835479 gene encoding beta-defensin 109-like; the protein is MRFHLILYTILFLLTLLPPVRSGLGAAETHCFNLEGICRRDICKLIEDEIGGCRRRWKCCRMWWVLVPIPTPVIFSDYQEPLKKKIK